Proteins encoded within one genomic window of Cyprinus carpio isolate SPL01 chromosome A15, ASM1834038v1, whole genome shotgun sequence:
- the LOC109079890 gene encoding sclerostin domain-containing protein 1-like, protein MNMHINAPESCNFMVLFCFLIRSGLTLKNDATEIFYSHVVSPVQDAQSNASLNRAHSGGRGFTAHERERNPVGCRELRSTKYISDGQCTSINPVKELVCTGQCLPAQMLPNWIGGYSRKFGNRRNSQDWRCVNDKTRTQRIQLLCQDGSTRTYKITVVTSCKCKRYTRQHNESGVKSVGYAHTQIKKQKIKGGTGTES, encoded by the exons ATGAACATGCATATAAACGCACCCGAATCATGCAATTTCatggttttattttgctttttaataagGAGTGGTCTGACTTTAAAGAATGATGCTACGGAGATTTTCTACTCTCATGTGGTCAGTCCCGTGCAGGATGCTCAGAGCAACGCGTCTCTGAATCGCGCGCACTCCGGTGGAAGAGGCTTCACCGCGCACGAGAGAG AACGAAACCCAGTTGGCTGCAGAGAGCTGCGATCCACAAAGTACATCTCAGACGGCCAGTGTACCAGCATAAACCCTGTTAAGGAACTGGTGTGCACTGGACAGTGTCTTCCAGCTCAGATGCTGCCCAACTGGATCGGCGGATACAGTAGGAAGTTCGGGAATCGTCGAAACAGTCAGGACTGGCGCTGCGTGAACGACAAGACCCGGACCCAGCGGATTCAGCTCCTGTGCCAGGATGGCAGCACCAGGACCTACAAGATCACTGTGGTGACCTCCTGCAAATGCAAAAGATACACGCGGCAGCACAACGAATCGGGAGTCAAGTCTGTGGGATACGCTCATACccagataaaaaaacaaaagatcaaaGGGGGAACGGGGACGGAAAGCTAA